The Podospora pseudocomata strain CBS 415.72m chromosome 3, whole genome shotgun sequence genome window below encodes:
- a CDS encoding hypothetical protein (COG:Z; EggNog:ENOG503NVA2): MASSPPASPGTLPARPMSAMVRPAPRSSSRMSMQGKSAGGSRASDEESKTAVKVVVRVRPPLRPEDPGFELIPQRFQRSMVQVHSPTSLSIESPQGRKLFVFDRVFGPEVGQAGIWEYLDEGVNAFTQGYNVSLLAYGQSGAGKSYTMGTAGDQDSLEQMGVIPRAATALFERLEGPKINPNRSSMSQLRTPARFSNPPVSSTKGAEKNWTLRASYVEIYNEQLRDLLVDDTIPFHERGAVTIREDVKGNILLTGLRQVEVNSVDDLMHVLEQGSIVRQTDATAINARSSRSHAVFSLNLVQKKSKPMTGAERRMSMPVEGLSGSESLVTTDSKMHFVDLAGSERLKNTGAQGERAKEGISINAGLAALGKVISQLSSRQAGAHVSYRDSKLTRLLQDSLGGNAITYMIACVTPAEFHLSETLNTVQYAQRARAIQSKPRIQQVEEGDKQAIIDRLKAEVAFLREQIRSAERGGGERRTLAPGERPERQSEREVELQNQLLDAQENYTALSQRHAKLIAELARARDEEQLENQLEKNLGDSATERLNRSNSFAQAVEQVVLEYEKTIQSLEQSLASTRATLSSTEGSLLEKESNCAYAETINNQLQARLQKLMDREANTESYLHDLETKLDGHTSGEEKNTAIIMELRKEIARVRENEAACENYISTLEERLAEADQDAELMQREIDRLEQVVERQRSLGKLDSLLYELDQIQPTTPAPEAEVGAANGTATNGAGHRRTASRSIADHSRSHSHVSRHSQLEETIPEIGEEDIPEEGEEPVDGQKRPRKLSPLANDGEVLEYPTSPAQSKFVADKLETMNQELLGLRVEHEATLNEYDLLHAKYEEALRALGQLQDMVDEAKHPSRQRDSILSVTSPMLTRPTSFLSDARTNETKDTTHLSMRSLSSELSSALESPSTTLDVSDAGTAVPKSGSAPESPTEPTNSADATTEVHRLKAIAAEKEAAEKELAERYAQLEERHQHALDMVEELKTQVARAQAANEDSGKAGHVIRRKSSQTLMIIDRAHRSFASLRNIAAEHFEDQPDVMQNFELNLNAAMHELHARSERIQELETNVATAKKEMETKMTIISGLTRERSSLKAASPMDMAVVSNLRNQLEQSEMRIKELQQANEVREKELEAQFAELQELIKQTAVSANTTAATNETSEEAAAQLAAREEKIAELEKELSTWEERHRSAVQALQDNEEQLKKTISEFEAQVASFTAKLSEVKVEEKPEGGNERAVGETPKQSGGEDTKLVDFLRTEIEEYKALINTSQTKVAEAEKQHQETKEALEQAIKERDEAVSEAAEQKDLVAKLEATISDHEQSIKAHQESVHELQSAHQKDVNEIMLAGRRDLESQLAALKTEHANRTKRLESDLTEAREELMKVATQVAYALGLDVSVEKISDRISDLAGARKALSEEQGMRLELEQDIVELSNINDTIMRDLEAVRASLAEVLAAESEKQTGPTGQGFPVKEQVALVKKKVVDLEVKNKKNSRLVEELEDQLNKNFDQVQAASNRLSLLQTERNQQLEEANAAKVRLQGELDAIKEEYSALQAKYDSILPNDSTDTPQRSNSQTQQNGHGVRKSSSVASLPSPPPAIPLPPLPSNNSGTTSPTPCPPSKDVGGISQIQEDQEARIRLIEKHLKAEKQLTTTLEEALTDLERQQLAMRADCDAWRRRAQELEQEIKDLKEKPQQDNRWSLQQVEEERRKRRDAEIARAHLEERMNTISKKKKKGSLNCF, translated from the exons ATggcaagctcaccaccagcgtCGCCGGGCACACTGCCTGCACGGCCAATGAGCGCCATGGTCCGCCCGGCTCCGAGAAGTAGCAGCCGCATGAGCATGCAGGGCAAGTCGGCCGGAGGAAGCAGAGCCTCGGACGAGGAATCAAAGACCGCCGTCAAAGTTG TGGTTCGCGTGCGCCCACCTCTAAGGCCTGAAGACCCGGGCTTCGAGCTTATACCTCAGCGGTTTCAGCGATCCATGGTCCAGGTGCATTCGCCAACGAGTCTGTCGATCGAGTCACCACAGGGCCGCAAGCTTTTTGTCTTTGATAGAGTGTTCGGCCCCGAAGTTGGCCAGGCCGGAATATGGGAGTATCTAGACGAGGGAGTCAACGCCTTTACCCAGGGGTACAATGTATCCCTTCTCGCGTACGGCCAGTCCGGCGCGGGCAAATCTTACACGATGGGCACAGCTGGTGACCAGGACAGTCTGGAGCAAATGG GTGTGATCCCACGCGCCGCCACTGCGCTGTTTGAACGGCTGGAAGGTCCAAAGATCAACCCTAACCGCAGTTCCATGTCACAGCTCCGAACACCAGCTCGGTTCTCGAACCCGCCTGTCAGTTCTACGAAAGGGGCGGAAAAGAACTGGACCTTGCGCGCGTCATATGTCGAGATCTACAACGAGCAGCTGAGAGACCTGTTGGTCGACGATACCATCCCATTTCATGAACGGGGAGCCGTCACGATTCGCGAAGACGTCAAGGGCAACATTCTTTTGACCGGTTTGCGACAGGTGGAAGTCAACTCGGTGGACGACCTGATGCATGTGCTGGAGCAAGGATCGATAGTTCGACAGACGGATGCGACAGCGATCAACGCCCGATCGTCGCGCTCCCATGCCGTATTCAGCTTGAACCTGGTGCAAAAGAAGAGCAAGCCGATGACGGGAGCAGAGAGGCGCATGTCGATGCCGGTGGAGGGCTTGTCTGGGAGCGAATCTCTGGTAACGACCGACAGCAAAATGCATTTCGTGGATTTAGCCGGCAGCGAGCGTCTCAAGAACACGGGCGCCCAGGGAGAGCGGGCAAAGGAGGGTATTTCGATCAATGCTGGTCTGGCAGCACTCGGCAAGGTCATCTCGCAGCTGTCTTCGCGACAGGCCGGGGCGCATGTGTCGTACCGGGACTCGAAGTTAACACGACTGCTCCAAGACTCACTGGGCGGGAATGCCATCACGTACATGATTGCCTGTGTCACGCCGGCCGAGTTCCACCTGAGCGAGACGTTGAATACGGTTCAATATGCGCAGAGGGCCCGAGCGATCCAGAGCAAGCCGCGGATCCAgcaggttgaggagggggacaaGCAGGCCATAATCGATCGTCTCAAGGCCGAAGTAGCATTTCTGCGGGAGCAAATCCGGAGTGCAGAACGCGGCGGGGGAGAGCGACGCACCCTGGCCCCAGGCGAGAGGCCCGAGCGGCAGAGTGAGCGGGAGGTGGAACTCCAGAACCAGCTACTGGATGCCCAGGAAAATTATACGGCTCTGAGCCAGCGGCACGCGAAGCTCATTGCCGAGCTGGCGCGGGCTCGCGATGAGGAGCAGTTGGAGAACCAGCTCGAGAAGAACCTGGGTGACAGTGCCACAGAGCGGTTAAATCGCTCCAATAGCTTCGCGCAGGCGGTGGAACAGGTTGTGCTAGAGTACGAAAAGACAATCCAGTCTCTAGAACAGTCGCTAGCGAGTACCAGGGCAACCCTGTCCAGCACCGAGGGATCTCTGCTGGAAAAAGAGTCCAACTGCGCCTACGCCGAAACGATCAACAATCAGCTCCAGGCCCGGCTGCAGAAGCTCATGGACCGCGAGGCCAACACCGAAAGCTACCTGCACGACCTGGAGACCAAGTTGGACGGCCACACGTCAGGCGAGGAAAAGAAcacagccatcatcatggagTTACGCAAAGAAATTGCCCGGGTCCGCGAAAACGAGGCTGCGTGTGAGAACTACATCTCGACCCTGGAGGAGCGCCTTGCTGAGGCTGACCAGGATGCTGAGCTGATGCAACGTGAGATTGACAGGCTGGAGCAGGTGGTGGAGCGGCAACGCAGCCTTGGAAAGCTGGACTCTTTGTTATACGAGTTGGATCAAATCCAGCCTACAACTCCGGCTCCCGAGGCCGAAGTCGGAGCCGCCAACGGCACTGCCACCAACGGAGCCGGCCACCGGCGCACGGCCAGCCGGAGCATCGCCGACCATTCGCGCAGCCACAGCCATGTCAGCCGCCATAGTCAACTGGAAGAGACCATCCCCGAgattggagaggaggatatcccggaggagggagaggagccAGTTGATGGGCAAAAGAGGCCACGGAAATTGTCGCCGTTGGCCAACGACGGCGAGGTGCTTGAGTATCCCACGAGCCCGGCTCAGTCCAAGTTTGTGGCCGACAAACTCGAGACTATGAATCAAGAGCTTCTCGGTCTTAGGGTTGAGCACGAGGCGACACTCAACGAGTATGATCTCCTCCATGCcaagtatgaggaggctcTCCGGGCTTTGGGCCAGCTGCAGGATATGGTGGACGAGGCTAAGCACCCTAGTCGCCAGCGAGATTCGATTCTCTCGGTGACATCGCCAATGCTGACAAGACCTACCTCATTCCTGTCTGACGCTAGAACTAATGAGACCAAGGATACCACGCATCTTTCTATGCGGTCACTCTCATCAGAGCTTTCGTCGGCTCTAGAATCTCCGTCTACGACATTGGATGTCTCGGATGCTGGCACCGCTGTGCCCAAATCTGGTTCTGCTCCCGAGTCGCCAACGGAGCCCACAAATAGCGCCGATGCCACGACCGAGGTTCACCGGTTGAAGGCTATCGCcgcggagaaggaggccgcAGAGAAGGAACTGGCCGAGCGGTACGCTCAGCTGGAGGAACGGCATCAACACGCCCTCGACATGGTGGAAGAGCTCAAGACCCAGGTCGCCAGGGCTCAGGCCGCCAACGAGGATTCCGGCAAGGCCGGCCATGTCATCCGCCGCAAGTCTAGTCAAACACTCATGATCATCGATCGGGCTCACAGGTCATTTGCCTCGCTCCGAAACATCGCCGCCGAGCACTTTGAGGATCAGCCAGATGTGATGCAGAACTTTGAGCTCAACCTCAACGCCGCCATGCACGAGCTCCACGCTCGCTCCGAGAGGATACAGGAGCTCGAGACCAACGTCGCgacggccaagaaggagatggagaccAAGATGACCATCATCTCTGGACTGACCCGTGAACGGTCGAGTTTGAAGGCTGCCTCGCCTATGGACATGGCAGTTGTGTCGAATCTCAGGAATCAGCTGGAGCAGAGCGAGATGCGCATCAAGGAGCTGCAGCAGGCGAATGAAGTtcgggagaaggagctggaggctcAGTTTGCGGAACTGCAGGAGCTGATCAAGCAGACGGCCGTGAGCGCCAATACTACCGCCGCCACGAACGAGACTTCCGAGGAGGCGGCTGCTCAGTTGGCAGCTCGTGAGGAAAAGAttgctgagctggagaaggagctgtccacctgggaggagaggcacAGGTCTGCTGTGCAGGCTCTTCAGGATAATGAggagcagctgaagaagaCTATCAGCGAGTTCGAGGCTCAGGTTGCTTCTTTTACTGCTAAGCTTTCGGaggtcaaggttgaggagaagCCTGAGGGTGGTAATGAGAGGGCAGTTGGTGAAACTCCAAAGCAAAGCGGGGGTGAAGACACGAAGCTTGTCGACTTTCTCCGTACCGAAATCGAGGAGTACAAGGCTCTCATTAACACCAGCCAGACAAAGGtggccgaggctgagaagcaGCACCAGGAGACGAAGGAGGCTTTGGAGCAGGCTATCAAGGAGCGTGACGAGGCGGTCAGCGAAGCAGCTGAACAGAAGGACCTGGTTGCGAAACTCGAGGCGACAATCTCTGACCATGAGCAATCTATCAAGGCTCACCAGGAGAGCGTTCACGAGTTGCAGTCAGCCCACCAGAAGGATGTTAACGAGATCATGCTGGCCGGCAGACGTGATCTGGAGTCTCAGCTGGCTGCTCTCAAGACAGAGCATGCCAACCGCACTAAGCGGCTTGAGAGTGATCTGACAGAAGCTCGCGAAGAGCTCATGAAGGTTGCCACCCAGGTAGCCTATGCTCTCGGACTGGATGTCAGTGTCGAGAAGATCAGCGACCGCATCAGCGATCTTGCCGGTGCCCGAAAGGCGCTGTCAGAGGAGCAAGGCATGCGACTGGAGCTTGAGCAGGACATTGTTGAGCTGtccaacatcaacgacacCATCATGCGCGACCTCGAGGCTGTTAGAGCCAGCTTGGCCGAGGTGCTCGCTGCCGAGTCAGAGAAGCAGACGGGCCCTACCGGGCAGGGCTTCCCTGTCAAGGAGCAGGTggcgttggtgaagaagaaggtggtcgatctcgaggtcaagaacaagaagaactcGCGGCttgtggaggagcttgaggacCAGCTTAATAAGAATTTCGACCAGGTCCAGGCTGCTAGCAACAGGCTGTCGCTGCTTCAGACGGAGAGGAaccagcagctggaggaggcgaatGCTGCCAAGGTGAGATTGCAGGGCGAAttggatgccatcaaggagGAGTATTCTGCTCTTCAG GCCAAATACGACAGCATCCTCCCCAACGACTCAACCGACACCCCCCAACGATCCAACTCGCAAACCCAGCAAAACGGCCACGGCGTCCGCAAATCATCCTCGGTCGCCTCTttaccctcccccccaccagcaatccccctcccgcccctcccatccaacaACTCAGGCACCACGTCCCCCaccccctgccccccctccaaggACGTAGGCGGAATCTCCCAGATCCAAGAAGACCAGGAAGCGCGCATCCGCCTCATCGAAAAGCACCTCAAGGCAGAGAAGCAGcttaccaccaccctcgaagAGGCCTTGACTGACCTGGAAAGGCAGCAGCTGGCGATGAGGGCGGATTGTGACgcctggaggagaagggcgcaggagctggagcaggagatcaaggaccTGAAGGAGAAGCCGCAGCAGGATAACAGGTGGAGTCTGcagcaggtggaggaggagaggaggaagaggagggatgCCGAGATTGCGAGGGCGCatttggaggagaggatgaacACGATtagcaaaaagaagaagaaggggagccTGAATTGCTTTTAG